AATAAATGGTATAATAAAATTTGGTTTTAGATTTAAAACAATAAATGTTTTAGCGTCTCTTACCACAAGAGGGAAAGACTTGTTGGGCATAAAATAAAAATCAACATGGTTACTATAAGCGAATAATTTTATTTTTTTAAATTTATTCGCTTTTTTTATACAACATAAAAACAATGTTTCACGTGAAACATTGTTTTTATGTTGTATATTAGATTGTTAATATGTTAAAATGTTATATTGCTAAAGTGTTAGTGTGTTTATGTGCTAAAGCGAGGCTATTTTACCCAATGTTTTTGTTTAATCTCCTTGTTTTCTTCTTCTTTCCTTTCTTCTATCTTCAGTTTTGCCTTTAATCGCAAATTTTTTAATTCTAATTTATAAAGCTGTTTTGCTTGTTTTTTAAGATAAATTTTTTTATTATTCTGCGGATTTTCAATAACTTCTGCTAATAAACAGTCTAAAATAGCCCCGATTTTTGGTCCCGACTCTATATTTAACTCCTTTATTAAGTCATTTCCGTTTATTTTAATCATTTTTACGGAAATAGGATCTTTACTAACTTTATCAATTAAATACTCTAAATGACGCAGTTTATACGGTTTTGCCTTTGGAACCCCTGATCCTAATCGGTCTGCAATGCGCAAATCCATTAAATCTTTCATATTTTCTATTCCAACTTTTTTAACTAATCGTCTTACGCCTGCCTCTGAAACTTCATCAACATTATAGTAAAACATATGATTTTTAACTAAATTACTTACCTTTTCAATATCTTCGTTGGAAAATGCCATTCTTTTCATTATTTTCGCGCTAATTTTAGCTCCAACTATGTCGTGATTATAAAAGGTAGCATTTCCCCCAGAACCTCTTTTTGTTTGCGGTTTGGCAATATCATGAAATAAAGACGCTAATCTAACGCGATAATCTTTACTTGGACAATGTTTCAGCGATAAAATAAGATGTTGAAAAATTGTGTAAATATGGTGTTTGTTTTGGCTAACACCGACTCCAATTTCTAATTCAGGAATGATATAGCGTAAAAGTCCTAAATCCTTTAATAAAGTTATGCCTAAATCTGGGTGATCTGACTTTAAAATTCCAATAAGTTCGTCTTTTATCCGTTCATTAGCGACTTTTTTAATTAAATTAGCGTTTTTTTGGATAGCTTTAAATGTTTTTGGCTCTATTTTAAAATTTAAAGCAACAGCAAACCGAACAGCTCTTATCATTCTTAGCGCGTCTTCTGAAAATCTATCATTTGGATTGCCAACTGCTCTGATTACGCCGTCTTTAAGGTCTTTTTTTCCATCAAAAAGATCAATTATACTTTCTTTTTTGTTTTTTGTTGAATTTTTAAGACTCAAAGCTAACGAATTTATTGTAAAATCGCGCCTTGAAAGGTCATTTTCAATTTTGTTAGTAAATTTTACTTCATCAGGACGCCTTTTATCACTGTATTTTGACTCAATTCTATAGGTTGTAATTTCTATTACATCAATAGTTTTGTTTTTTTCTTTGATTTTTACACCAACTGTGCCAAAATCGTTTTCATAAACGCTATCTGGAAATATTTTTAGGATTTCTTTTGGTTTGGCGTTTGTTGTTATATCCCAGTCTTTTGGTCCGTCAACTGGTGGATTTTGCGTTAACAGATCTCGCACGCATCCGCCAACAATATAGGCCTCAAATCCAGCTTTTTCTATATTTTTTACTGTATTTTGGATATATTTTGGTATTTTCATAAAAAAAACACTAAATTTAATTAATATTATACACTAAATTGTAAGATATACTAGCGTTATTTACGCTTTTTGAAAATTTTTTTTGGTTGTCATTCCGGAAAGTATAATTTCTCGACGAGCTTGCGAGTCGTAAGAAATTAACTTATCCGGAATCTACGTTATATATAACCACAAATCAATTGAAGTTATAGATTCTGGATAAATGATTTTCTAAAAGCTCGCAGACTCGCTTAGGAAATCTATTTTCCGGAATGACAAAAAGTGTAAACAAGGCTCTTGATTCTTACAACTAAATATACTAATCAAATGAATAATGTTTCACGTGAAACATTGATCACATAAACACTTTAACGTTTTTATTAAAATATTAAAATATATTTGGTAATGTTTCACATGAAACATTTATAAATTTATTATAACGGACTTTTTATATTTTTCAAGTTTATTTTAGTATTTTTAGCATAAATCTGGGTTGTTCTTATATTTTTATGCCCCAAAAGTTTTTGAACATAACATATATCTATTCCATTTTCCAATAAATGTGTGGCAAAACTGTGGCGAAGCGAATGAAAATTGGATTTTTTTCTAATTTTAGCCTTTTTTAAAGAATTTTCAAAAATTTTTTGCACTGAACGAGCAGAAAATTGTTTGTTTGTTCTGTTTAAAAATAGAAAATCATTTTTTTTCTTATTTTTTGTTAAATTTTGCAGATTTTGTTTTAATTTTTCTGAAAAAATAGTAAATCTATTATTTTTGTTGTTTGGATTTTTAATATGAATAAAAAGTTTATTGAAATCAATATTTTTTAATTTTAAATTAACAATTTCACTTACGCTTAAACCGGAACTGTAAGACAAAGACAAAATAAGCTTGTGTTGCGCGTTTTTAGCGCTGTTTATGATTTTTTCTATTTCTTTCTTCAACAGAATAACAGGCGGTTTATTTTGTTTTTTAGCGTATTTAACCTTAATTTTGTCTGATTCTTTTAAAATTTCTTTGTAAAAAAATTTAATCGCGTTAATAGATAAATTAATTGTTTGTGAAGACAGTTTTCTTTTTTGTAATGATTTTAAATAAGATTTTATTATTTTTTCATTTGTATCCTTTTTATTATTTTTAGCAAATTCTAAATATTTTTCAATGCAATACAAATAACTTTTAATGGTATCAGGACTATATTTTTTTGATTTTAATCTGTTTTTAGTTTTTTTTAATAAATTTTGCATATTTAAAAAAAATTGTTATACTAAAATGTAGGATATACTAGCGTTGTTTACATTTTTTGTCATTCTAGAAAATAGATTTTCTAAGCGAGTCTGCGAGCTTTTAGAAAATCATTTATCCGGAATCCAGAACTGCAATTGATTTATGGTTATATATAGCGTAGATTCCGAATAAGTTAATTTCTTACGACTCGCAAGCTCGTCGAGAAATTATACTTTTCGGAATGACAACCAAGAAGAATTTTTCAAAAAGTGTAAACAACGCTAGTATATCTTACAACTAATAATATAAGATTTTATAGATTGTTTTGGCTAAAAGCATTATATCATAATTCGTATAATATGCAAATTTTTGTATATTATACGATAATTAGTTTGCATAATAACCAGTTAGGCGACATACTTTTTGAGAAATTACTCGATAAATTTAAAAACTTTTATTTCTTTTTTCTGAATATGAATAATCAGTCAACAAACAAAATTATAGTTCGTGTACAAACGGCTGATGAAGAATTTGAATACTTAATGAAAGTCTTGAACAAAATGGACTTTTATAATCAACATGGTTACAAAATCCCAATTCCAGATCATCCATTTTTTTTGAATATTTCCAATAATCTTGGTTTGATAGAATCTTTAGATGCTGGGGAAGCAAGAGGCATTTTTAAAAAAGAGGTTTATAATCCAAGTTTTTTTGAAAATGGAATAAAGACTGTAAACAAAAATATTGAGTTGGTTGAAAAGGCTGTTAAAAAAATGGAAAAGTGGAAGAATTGGAAATTCAAACTTTTTCCTAAATATGAGGTTAGATTAACATTATATGGTCCTGGTGGTTCATATGATTTCAATCATGGAAATATCATAATGAAAACTAAGAAAAATGGAGAATTTGGCAGAGTTCCATATCACACCATTGTTCATGAAATCATACATATTGGCATTGAAGAATCTATTGTAAAAAAGTTTGAATTAACACATGTTGAGAAAGAGGGATTAGTAGATTCAATTTGCGCGAACTATTTTGGTGACATGTTGATTGATTATAGGGTTCAAAACCTTGGGGAGAAAAAAGTTTTTGC
The genomic region above belongs to Patescibacteria group bacterium and contains:
- a CDS encoding tyrosine-type recombinase/integrase — its product is MQNLLKKTKNRLKSKKYSPDTIKSYLYCIEKYLEFAKNNKKDTNEKIIKSYLKSLQKRKLSSQTINLSINAIKFFYKEILKESDKIKVKYAKKQNKPPVILLKKEIEKIINSAKNAQHKLILSLSYSSGLSVSEIVNLKLKNIDFNKLFIHIKNPNNKNNRFTIFSEKLKQNLQNLTKNKKKNDFLFLNRTNKQFSARSVQKIFENSLKKAKIRKKSNFHSLRHSFATHLLENGIDICYVQKLLGHKNIRTTQIYAKNTKINLKNIKSPL
- a CDS encoding CCA tRNA nucleotidyltransferase yields the protein MKIPKYIQNTVKNIEKAGFEAYIVGGCVRDLLTQNPPVDGPKDWDITTNAKPKEILKIFPDSVYENDFGTVGVKIKEKNKTIDVIEITTYRIESKYSDKRRPDEVKFTNKIENDLSRRDFTINSLALSLKNSTKNKKESIIDLFDGKKDLKDGVIRAVGNPNDRFSEDALRMIRAVRFAVALNFKIEPKTFKAIQKNANLIKKVANERIKDELIGILKSDHPDLGITLLKDLGLLRYIIPELEIGVGVSQNKHHIYTIFQHLILSLKHCPSKDYRVRLASLFHDIAKPQTKRGSGGNATFYNHDIVGAKISAKIMKRMAFSNEDIEKVSNLVKNHMFYYNVDEVSEAGVRRLVKKVGIENMKDLMDLRIADRLGSGVPKAKPYKLRHLEYLIDKVSKDPISVKMIKINGNDLIKELNIESGPKIGAILDCLLAEVIENPQNNKKIYLKKQAKQLYKLELKNLRLKAKLKIEERKEEENKEIKQKHWVK